The region GCACTCCATCATGGGAAAATGGAAGCCGGCTTTCGACTTCCACCTTCATTCCATGCGGGCTTATGTCATCAATCAAAACGTTGTAGCTGGCATCAGCTATGCGCAGTTCGGCCGGAAGCGGCTGGCCAAACTGATACCGGAACGGTTCTTGACGTTTGAATCTCATCCTTCCTCCCCTTTTCCAAGCAACTTCACCGGCTCTTTCCAGACATCCACCACCGCTCCGGCTTCGTCAATGTCCACAACAAACGAACCGGTGCTGTAACGGTCAGACGGACGGAGCGAAGAAGCTTGAATCGTCTCGATGACTCCTTTTTCCGTCCGCAGCCCAACCGTTTCTTCATCGCTACCGACAAAGACAGCGCCAACAATGCGATGCGGGTTGGACTTCACTTCACGTATGATCACAACGCCGCGCTTCGCCCGTGAAGACGGCTCAAACTCGCTCATGGCCACTTTTTTCACCGCCCCGCGCTGCGTCACGACGACGAATGAGCCCCCCTCTTCCAGGCGAACGGGGCACGCGGCGGCGACAAAGTCCCCTTCCTTCAATTGAATCCCTTTCACGCCAGCCGCGCGCACGCCAACAAGGCTGATCTCCTCCTCGGCAAACAAGAGCGCATGTCCATCATGCGTCGCAAGCCAAAGATGGCCGCATCCATCCGTCGCGTAGACGGCGACGACGTCATCATCCTCTTTCACATTGACGGCCACAAGCGGGCGGGTGTAGCGCTGCACTTGATATTGCGCCAGTTCAGTCCGCTTCACGAGTCCTTGCCTCGTCACAAAGATGAGCTGCTCCCCGGTGTTAAAGGAAGAGACTGGAACAGCGGCGACGAGTTCATCGTCGCGTTCAAGCGGAATGAGATGGGAAATGTGCTGGCCGACCTCTTTCCAACGGATATCAGGGAGCGTATGCACCGGACAGTATAAATAGTAGCCGCGGCGGGTGAAAAGCAAAAGCACATCGGTCGTATTCATCTCAAGTTGGGCGAGCAGCCGATCCGTTTCCTTCATGCCCATGTCTTGGCCGTTTGAGGCGCTGTAGGAACGATAGCTCGTCCGCTTCACATATCCTTCTTTTGTCACGGTGACGATCACATCTTCCGCCGGAATGAGCGCCTCCATCTTGACTTTCAGCTCTTCAATCTCCTCTTCAATCACCGTCCGCCGCTCGTCGGCGTATTGCTTTTTCATGGCTTTTAATTCTTTTTTAATCACGGACAACAGCTTTTTCTCATCGGCCAAGACCGCGGTCAGTTCCGCGATCGTTTTGTCAAGCTCGTCCGCTTCTTGACGCAGCGCCGTGATATCGGTGTTCGTCAGTCGGTACAGCTGAAGCGTCACGATCGCCTCGGCCTGCGCCTCGGTGAACGCGTAACGGGCCATCAGCCGATCTTTGGCATCGCGCTTGTCGCTTGACGCCCGAATCGTCGCGATCACCTCATCCAAAATGGAAAGCGCCCGAATCAAACCATCGACCATATGCTTCCGCTCGTTCGCTTTTTTCAGCTCAAAATGCGAGCGGTTCGTGACGACTTCTTTCCGGTGGGCGATGTACGCATCCAACAGCTCCGGCAGGCTCATCAGCTTCGGCCGGCGCTCATGGATCGCCACCATGTTGAAGCTGTACGGCACTTGCAAATCCGTGTTTTTGTACAAGTAGTTGAGAATCGATTCCGCATCAGCATCTTTTTTCAACTCGATGACGATCGACAGCCCGTTCCGGTCCGTTTCATCGCGCACGTCGGCGATGCCGTCGAGCTTTTTGTCGAGGCGAAGCTCGTCAATTTTTTTCACTAAATTCGCTTTGTTCACTTCATACGGCAGTTCCGTGATGACAATGTGCTTTTTCCCACCTTTTCCCTGCTCGATGGCGGCTTTGGCGCGGATGATGATTTTCCCGCGGCCGGTCTCGTACGCCTTGCGGATGCCATCTTTCCCTTGGATGATGCCGCCGGTCGGAAAATCGGGGCCGGGAAGAACCGTCATCAGCTCATCAACGGTGCAGTCGGGCTGATCGATCCGCATCAAGACGGCATCGATCACCTCGCCAAGCGCATGCGGCGGAATGTCGGTCGCATAGCCGGCTGAAATCCCGGTCGAGCCGTTCACCAACAAATTCGGAAACATCGCCGGCAGGACGGTCGGCTCATCGGTCGTATCGTCAAAGTTCGGCACAAACGGAACCGTTTCTTTGTCAATATCACGAAGCAATTCGGCGGCAATCGCCGACAGGCGCGCCTCTGTGTAGCGCATCGCCGCGGGCGGGTCGCCGTCGATGCTGCCGTTGTTGCCGTGCATCTCCACAAGCACGTTGCGCAGCTTCCAATCTTGGCTCATCCGCACCATCGCTTCATACACGGACGAATCGCCGTGCGGATGGAAGTTGCCGATCACGTTTCCAACCGTTTTCGCCGCCTTGCGAAACGGCTTGTCAGCCGTGTTGCCATCAATGTACATCGCATATAAAATACGGCGCTGCACAGGCTTCAGCCCGTCTCGCGCATCCGGGAGCGCCCGGTCTTGGATAATGTATTTGCTGTAGCGGCCAAAGCGGTCGCCCAACACATCTTCTAAAGGCAATTCCAACAATCGCTCTGTCATGCTCTCTCTCCTTTCTCACCGAACATGAACGGCAAAAAGGCGGCGCCTCTTCGTGCCGCCATCAGCCGATCCATCCTGGTTCCTCTTCAAGCCCGAAGGCGACGTGCGTTTCGATCCATTTGCGGCGCGGCTCGACTTTGTCGCCCATGAGCGTCGTCACCCGCCGTTCGGCGCGGGCAGCGTCTTCAATGCGCACGCGGATCAACGTGCGTGTTTCCGGGTTCATCGTCGTTTCCCATAGCTGGTCAGCGTTCATTTCCCCTAACCCTTTGTAGCGCTGAATCGTATAGCCGCGTCCCAGCCGTTTCGTAATGTCCCGCAGTTGCTCATCCGTCCACGCGTATTCAATGATTTCTTTTTTGCCGCTTTTTTTGCTGATTTTGTAAAGCGGAGGCAAGGCGATGTACACTTTTCCCGCTTCAATGAGCGGGCGCATGTAGCGGTAAAAAAACGTCAAAAGCAGCACTTGGATATGGGCGCCGTCCGTGTCGGCATCGGTCATGATGATCACTTTGTCATAGTTGACATCCTCAAGCGAAAAGTCCGCACCGACGCCGCCGCCGATGGCGTGGATGATCGTATTGATTTCCTCGTTTTTCAAAATATCGCCAAGCTTCGCCTTTTCCGTGTTGATGACTTTTCCGCGCAGCGGCAGCACCGCCTGGAAGCGGCGGTCGCGCCCTTGTTTCGCCGAACCGCCCGCCGAATCGCCTTCAACGAGATAGAGCTCATTTTTTTGCGGATTGCGCCCTTGCGCCGGCGTCAGCTTGCCGCTTAAAAGCGCCTCTTTCCCTTTCCGCTTTTTGCCGCTTCTCGCCTCTTCGCGCGCTTTACGGGCCGCTTCGCGCGCTTGATACGCCCGGATCGCTTTTTTGATGAGCATCGCGCTTACGTCTGGGTTTTCTTGCAAAAAGTACATAAGCTGCTCAGACACCACGGCATCGACGGCCGAACGCGCTTCGCTCGTTCCGAGCTTTCCTTTCGTCTGCCCTTCAAATTGAAGCAAATGCTCCGGAATGCGCACCGAAACGACCGCGGACAACCCTTCGCGAATATCGGACCCTTCGAGGTTTTTGTCCTTTTCCTTGAGCAGACCAACGCGCCGGGCGTATTCGTTAAACACGCGCGTCATCGCCGTTTTCGCACCCGCCTCATGCGTGCCGCCGTCTTTTGTGCGCACGTTGTTGACAAACGACAGCACGTTTTCCGAATAACCGTCATGAAACTGGAACGCAAACTCGACTTCAATGCCGTTTTGCTCGCCGGCAAAATAAACGACCGGGTGGAGCACGTCTTTCTCCTCATTCAAATAGTCGACAAACGCTTCAATTCCGTTTTCGTAGTGGAACACCTCGCGCATGCCCGTCCGTTCGTCAATGAGTTCAATTTTCAGCCCTTTTAATAAAAACGCCGATTCACGCAGCCGCTCGCTCAACGTCT is a window of Geobacillus kaustophilus DNA encoding:
- the parC gene encoding DNA topoisomerase IV subunit A encodes the protein MTERLLELPLEDVLGDRFGRYSKYIIQDRALPDARDGLKPVQRRILYAMYIDGNTADKPFRKAAKTVGNVIGNFHPHGDSSVYEAMVRMSQDWKLRNVLVEMHGNNGSIDGDPPAAMRYTEARLSAIAAELLRDIDKETVPFVPNFDDTTDEPTVLPAMFPNLLVNGSTGISAGYATDIPPHALGEVIDAVLMRIDQPDCTVDELMTVLPGPDFPTGGIIQGKDGIRKAYETGRGKIIIRAKAAIEQGKGGKKHIVITELPYEVNKANLVKKIDELRLDKKLDGIADVRDETDRNGLSIVIELKKDADAESILNYLYKNTDLQVPYSFNMVAIHERRPKLMSLPELLDAYIAHRKEVVTNRSHFELKKANERKHMVDGLIRALSILDEVIATIRASSDKRDAKDRLMARYAFTEAQAEAIVTLQLYRLTNTDITALRQEADELDKTIAELTAVLADEKKLLSVIKKELKAMKKQYADERRTVIEEEIEELKVKMEALIPAEDVIVTVTKEGYVKRTSYRSYSASNGQDMGMKETDRLLAQLEMNTTDVLLLFTRRGYYLYCPVHTLPDIRWKEVGQHISHLIPLERDDELVAAVPVSSFNTGEQLIFVTRQGLVKRTELAQYQVQRYTRPLVAVNVKEDDDVVAVYATDGCGHLWLATHDGHALLFAEEEISLVGVRAAGVKGIQLKEGDFVAAACPVRLEEGGSFVVVTQRGAVKKVAMSEFEPSSRAKRGVVIIREVKSNPHRIVGAVFVGSDEETVGLRTEKGVIETIQASSLRPSDRYSTGSFVVDIDEAGAVVDVWKEPVKLLGKGEEG
- the parE gene encoding DNA topoisomerase IV subunit B; the encoded protein is MAKRATYEYNEDAIQVLEGLEAVRKRPGMYIGSTDSRGLHHLVYEIVDNSVDEALAGYGNYILVQIHKDNSITVLDEGRGMPVGMHKLGKPTPEVILTVLHAGGKFGQGGYKTSGGLHGVGASVVNALSEWLIVTIHREGFIYQQRFEHGGKPVTTLEKIGTTNKTGTIIQFKPDPTIFSTTVFDYETLSERLRESAFLLKGLKIELIDERTGMREVFHYENGIEAFVDYLNEEKDVLHPVVYFAGEQNGIEVEFAFQFHDGYSENVLSFVNNVRTKDGGTHEAGAKTAMTRVFNEYARRVGLLKEKDKNLEGSDIREGLSAVVSVRIPEHLLQFEGQTKGKLGTSEARSAVDAVVSEQLMYFLQENPDVSAMLIKKAIRAYQAREAARKAREEARSGKKRKGKEALLSGKLTPAQGRNPQKNELYLVEGDSAGGSAKQGRDRRFQAVLPLRGKVINTEKAKLGDILKNEEINTIIHAIGGGVGADFSLEDVNYDKVIIMTDADTDGAHIQVLLLTFFYRYMRPLIEAGKVYIALPPLYKISKKSGKKEIIEYAWTDEQLRDITKRLGRGYTIQRYKGLGEMNADQLWETTMNPETRTLIRVRIEDAARAERRVTTLMGDKVEPRRKWIETHVAFGLEEEPGWIG